A window of the Helianthus annuus cultivar XRQ/B chromosome 4, HanXRQr2.0-SUNRISE, whole genome shotgun sequence genome harbors these coding sequences:
- the LOC110924933 gene encoding uncharacterized protein LOC110924933 codes for MAQEGEMQSQKASIQTIENQVSQLAKMLSERPQGSLPGNTKPNPIGHVNVVMTRSGKTTGPDKSDSSPINETVQTDTSDVVHTRRAPASTTQLQEPVADYTPPVPYPSRLKKQKNDEQHDPPSLELKELPTHLEYAFLDEECHLPVIISASLAKEERRQLLEDLKLHKKAMAWKIMDIKGINPSFCTHNILMEDDYKPSAQHQRGLNPNMQDVVKKEVIKLLDAGLIYRISDSVWVSPVQVVPKKGGYFQIPIPPEDQEKTTLTCPFGTFAYRRMPFGLCNAPAMFQRCMVAIFFDMIEDSMEVFMDDFSVFGSSFNQCLGNLKRMLMRCEETNLVVNWEKCHFMVKEGVVLGHKISEVGSEVDPAKVDIISKLPSPTSVRGIRSFLGHAGFYRRFIKDFSKIGRAMTRLLEKDAPFVFSEECMKAFKQLKQRLIEAPILVAPDWALLFEIM; via the exons ATGGCACAGGAAGGGGAAATGCAGAGCCAGAAGGCTTCAATACAAACCATTGAGAATCAAGTCAGCCAATTGGCCAAGATGTTGTCTGAAAGACCCCAAGGTAGTCTTCCAGGTAACACAAAACCAAACCCAATAGGGCATGTTAATGTAGTAATGACGAGGAGTGGTAAAACCACAGGACCTGACAAATCAGACTCATCACCGATCAATGAGACAGTCCAAACTGACACTTCGGACGTGGTGCACACTAGGCGAGCCCCAGCAAGTACAACACAGCTCCAGGAGCCAGTAGCAGATTATACTCCTCCAGTTCCATATCCTAGCAGACTGAAGAAGCAAAAGAATGATGAACAACATG ATCCACCGtctttggagttgaaagaactcccaacgcatctcgagtatgcatttctaGACGAGGAGTGTCACTTGCCAGTCATCATTTCAGCATCGTTAGCAAAAGAGGAAAGGAGACAGCTTCTCGAGGATCTAAAGCTCCATAAGAAAGCCATGGCGTGGAAGATTATGGATATCAAAGGCattaatccttctttttgtactcataATATTCTAATGGAGGACGATTACAAGCCTAGTGCACAACATCAAAGGGGTTTGAATCCAAATATGCAAGatgtggtgaagaaagaagtaaTCAAGTTGTTAGATGCAGGGCTGATTTATCGTATATCTGATTCTGTTTGGGTAAGTCCAGTGCAAGTAGTACCCAAGAAAGGTG GGTATTTTCAAATTCCTATCCCTCCTGAGGATCAGGAAAAGACTACTTTAACATGTCCtttcggcacattcgcctaccggcgtaTGCCTTTTGGGCTGTGTAATGCACCAGCCATGTTTCAGCGCTGCATGGTAGCCATTTTCTTTGACATGATTGAAGACTCAATGGAagtattcatggatgatttctctgTGTTCGGGAGTTCTTTCAATCAATGCCTTGGAAATCTGAAAAGAATGTTAATgagatgtgaggaaactaatctTGTGGTTAACTGGGAGAAAtgtcacttcatggtgaaggaagGGGTAGTTCTCGGGCACAAGATCTCTGAAGTCGGGTCGGAAGTTGATCCAGcaaaagtggatatcatttctaAACTTCCTTCCCCTACCTCGGTCAGAGGGATTAGAAGTTTCCTGGGTCATGCAGGGTTCTATAGGCGATTCATaaaagacttttcgaaaatcgGAAGAGCTATGACCCGTTTGTTAGAAAAAGACGCTCCATTTGTGTTTTCAGAAGAATGCATGAAAGCATTCAAGCAGCTGAAACAAAGACTTATTGAAGCCCCAATTCTAGTTGCACCAGACTGGGCATTGCTATTTGAGATAATGTGA